A single region of the Rhodococcus sp. W8901 genome encodes:
- a CDS encoding class II fumarate hydratase, translated as MTDSTDPQFRIEHDTMGEVRVPVDALWRAQTQRAVENFPISGRGLERAQIRAMGLLKAACAQVNKDLGLLEPQKADAIIAAAAEIADGRHDDQFPIDVFQTGSGTSSNMNANEVIASLAANAGVTVHPNDDVNMSQSSNDTFPTATHVAATEAAVKDLVPALDHLRLALFDKATQWKTVVKSGRTHLMDAVPVTLGQEFGGYAHQIEAGIERVLATLPRLGELPIGGTAVGTGLNAPDRFGPLVVAELVRSTGLDALTPARNSFEAQAARDGLVEASGALRTVAVSLTKIANDIRWMGSGPLTGLGEIRLPDLQPGSSIMPGKVNPVLPEAVTQVAAQVVGNDATVAWGGAAGAFELNVYIPVMARNLLESFRLLANVSRLFADRCIVGLEANEEHLRTLAESSPSIVTPLNSAIGYEEAAAVAKQALGEKKTIRQTVIDRGLIGDGLTEAELDRRLDVLAMTKVEPTE; from the coding sequence ATGACCGACAGCACCGATCCCCAGTTCCGCATCGAGCACGACACGATGGGCGAGGTCCGCGTCCCGGTCGACGCGCTGTGGCGCGCGCAGACGCAGCGGGCCGTCGAGAACTTCCCGATCTCCGGCCGCGGCCTCGAACGCGCACAGATCCGCGCGATGGGTCTCCTCAAGGCCGCCTGCGCACAGGTCAACAAGGATCTCGGGCTACTCGAACCGCAGAAGGCGGACGCGATCATCGCCGCTGCCGCCGAGATCGCCGACGGTCGCCATGACGACCAGTTCCCGATCGACGTGTTCCAGACCGGCTCGGGCACCAGCTCCAACATGAACGCCAACGAGGTCATCGCGAGCCTCGCCGCGAACGCCGGCGTGACCGTGCACCCCAACGACGACGTCAACATGTCGCAGTCGTCCAACGACACCTTCCCCACCGCCACGCACGTCGCCGCCACCGAGGCCGCCGTCAAGGACCTCGTGCCCGCGCTGGATCACCTGCGGCTCGCCCTGTTCGACAAGGCCACCCAGTGGAAGACGGTGGTCAAGTCCGGCCGTACGCATCTGATGGACGCCGTCCCGGTCACCCTGGGTCAGGAGTTCGGTGGCTATGCCCACCAGATCGAGGCAGGAATCGAGCGAGTGCTCGCGACGCTCCCCCGCCTGGGTGAACTGCCCATCGGCGGCACCGCCGTCGGCACCGGGCTCAATGCGCCCGACAGGTTCGGCCCGCTCGTCGTCGCCGAACTCGTCCGCAGCACCGGGCTGGACGCCCTGACCCCGGCCCGCAACAGTTTCGAGGCGCAGGCCGCCCGCGACGGCCTGGTCGAGGCGTCCGGCGCGCTGCGCACCGTCGCGGTGTCCCTGACGAAGATCGCCAACGACATCCGCTGGATGGGGTCGGGGCCGCTCACCGGTCTCGGCGAGATCCGGCTGCCCGACCTGCAGCCCGGCAGTTCGATCATGCCCGGCAAGGTCAATCCCGTTCTGCCCGAGGCGGTCACACAGGTCGCGGCCCAGGTCGTCGGCAACGACGCCACCGTCGCGTGGGGCGGCGCCGCGGGCGCGTTCGAGCTCAACGTCTACATCCCGGTGATGGCCCGCAACCTGCTCGAGTCGTTCCGGCTGCTGGCCAACGTCTCCCGGCTGTTCGCCGACCGCTGCATCGTCGGATTGGAGGCGAACGAGGAGCACCTGCGCACTCTCGCGGAGTCGTCGCCGTCGATCGTCACCCCACTCAACTCGGCGATCGGCTACGAGGAGGCGGCCGCGGTCGCCAAGCAGGCGCTCGGGGAGAAGAAGACCATCCGCCAGACGGTGATCGACCGCGGACTGATCGGCGACGGGCTGACGGAGGCCGAACTGGATCGGCGGCTCGATGTACTCGCCATGACGAAGGTGGAGCCCACCGAGTAG
- a CDS encoding limonene-1,2-epoxide hydrolase family protein, with product MNTTSDADRRDAAVRVVEDFFSALADMDVDRAVAHLTDDIVWQNRTLPTLRGLPAVTRALAFANRPACRFDAVMHHVASDGDTVLSDRTDTLYIGPLRSTFWVCGTFEMRDGRIALWRDRFSWGNLAVGTVTATARSLLRR from the coding sequence ATGAACACGACATCGGACGCCGACCGCCGCGACGCTGCCGTCCGAGTGGTCGAGGACTTCTTCTCGGCACTCGCCGACATGGACGTGGACCGCGCCGTCGCACACCTCACGGACGACATCGTCTGGCAGAACCGGACACTGCCGACGCTGCGCGGCCTGCCCGCGGTGACCCGGGCGCTCGCGTTCGCGAATCGCCCGGCGTGCCGATTCGACGCCGTGATGCACCACGTCGCGAGCGACGGCGACACCGTGCTCAGCGACCGCACCGACACGCTCTACATCGGGCCGCTGCGGTCCACGTTCTGGGTGTGCGGAACGTTCGAGATGCGCGACGGCCGGATCGCGCTCTGGCGGGACCGCTTCAGCTGGGGCAACCTCGCCGTCGGCACCGTGACGGCGACGGCCCGCTCCCTCCTTCGGCGGTAG
- the glpX gene encoding class II fructose-bisphosphatase translates to MTASTPSSRREAPDRNLALELVRVTEAGALAAGRWVGRGDKEGGDGAAVDAMRELVSSVSMNGVVVIGEGEKDEAPMLYNGEHVGNGDGPDCDFAVDPVDGTTLMSKGMPNAISVLAVAERGAMFDPSAVFYMEKIAVGPEAADVIDISDPIAENIKRVAKIKKASVSDVTVCILDRPRHAELIQSVRDTGARIRLISDGDVAGAIAAARPESGTDMLVGIGGTPEGIIAAAAMRCMGGVLQGKLAPKDDEERQKAIDAGHDLDRVLVTEDLVSGENVFFCATGVTDGDLLRGVRYYGGGASTQSIVMRSKSGTVRMIDAYHRLEKLSEYSAIDFQGVDGAIPPSF, encoded by the coding sequence CCATCGAGTCGCCGCGAGGCCCCCGACCGCAACCTCGCACTCGAGTTGGTGCGCGTCACCGAGGCGGGCGCCCTGGCAGCCGGCCGGTGGGTCGGACGTGGCGACAAGGAGGGTGGCGACGGCGCCGCCGTCGACGCGATGCGTGAACTCGTCTCCTCCGTCTCGATGAACGGCGTCGTCGTCATCGGTGAGGGCGAGAAGGACGAAGCGCCGATGCTGTACAACGGCGAGCACGTCGGCAACGGTGACGGCCCGGACTGCGACTTCGCGGTCGACCCGGTCGACGGCACGACGCTGATGTCGAAGGGCATGCCGAACGCGATCTCCGTGCTCGCGGTCGCCGAGCGCGGCGCGATGTTCGACCCGTCCGCCGTGTTCTACATGGAGAAGATCGCGGTCGGCCCCGAGGCCGCCGACGTCATCGACATCAGCGATCCGATCGCCGAGAACATCAAGCGCGTCGCCAAGATCAAGAAGGCGTCGGTCTCCGACGTCACGGTGTGCATCCTGGATCGTCCGCGCCACGCCGAGCTGATCCAGTCGGTCCGCGACACCGGTGCGCGCATCCGCCTGATCTCCGACGGCGATGTCGCCGGCGCCATCGCCGCGGCCCGCCCCGAGTCCGGCACGGACATGCTCGTCGGCATCGGCGGCACCCCGGAGGGCATCATCGCCGCGGCCGCAATGCGGTGCATGGGCGGTGTCCTGCAGGGCAAGCTGGCCCCGAAGGACGACGAGGAGCGTCAGAAGGCGATCGACGCCGGCCACGACCTGGACCGCGTGCTCGTCACCGAGGACCTCGTCTCCGGCGAGAACGTCTTCTTCTGCGCGACCGGTGTCACCGACGGTGATCTGCTGCGCGGCGTCCGCTACTACGGCGGCGGCGCGTCGACCCAGTCGATCGTCATGCGCTCGAAGTCGGGCACGGTCCGCATGATCGACGCCTACCACCGCCTCGAGAAGCTGAGCGAGTACTCGGCCATCGATTTCCAGGGTGTCGACGGAGCCATCCCGCCGTCGTTCTGA
- the kstD gene encoding 3-oxosteroid 1-dehydrogenase — protein MAAQTERDEQFDVVVVGAGGAGMSAAITAAAQGLKVVIVEKSEYWGGSTSRSGGGVWIPGNSVLKREAPADDVAAARTYLHSIIGPGVDPARIDTYIDRGPEALQFLIDHSALNLEWVKNYSDYYPEAPGGLSTGRSCEPKPFDAAKLGSDLGTLHPTYSKAPLNVVVKQSDYRWLSTGLRHWRGPVRMVRVGMRTFVAKARRQKLIGMGGALMAELLLGVREAGIPLRLNTGLVDLVVEDGKVTGVVVESGGRTSTLRAEHGVVLACGGFDANDEMRKKYQRAPIGADWTIGAPSNTGDGINAGLKVGAAIDFMDDAWWAPSIPLPRGPWFALAERSLPRSIMVNDRGERFMNESLPYVEATHRMYGGEFGQGDGPGENLPCWLIFDQTYRDRYLFAGVTARSPLPRKWLESGAIVKASTVEALAEKIGIPAGTLAATVRQFNGFARTGVDEDFHRGESKYEHYYGDITNKPNPSLGELTKAPFYAAQMVPGDLGTKGGIVTDVAGRALREDGSVIVGLYAAGNTSAPVMGHTYAGPGATIGPALVFGYLAALDIAAKAGRSVSPR, from the coding sequence ATGGCAGCGCAGACGGAACGGGACGAACAGTTCGACGTGGTCGTGGTGGGTGCCGGCGGGGCCGGTATGTCCGCTGCGATCACGGCCGCCGCACAGGGCCTGAAGGTCGTCATCGTCGAGAAGTCCGAGTACTGGGGCGGCTCGACGTCGCGTTCGGGCGGCGGCGTGTGGATCCCCGGCAACTCCGTGCTGAAGCGGGAGGCGCCCGCCGACGACGTCGCGGCCGCCCGCACCTACCTGCACAGCATCATCGGGCCCGGAGTGGATCCGGCCCGGATCGACACCTACATCGACCGTGGCCCCGAAGCCCTGCAGTTCCTCATCGACCACTCGGCGCTGAATCTCGAGTGGGTGAAGAACTATTCGGACTACTACCCGGAGGCGCCGGGCGGCCTGTCGACCGGGCGGTCCTGCGAGCCGAAGCCGTTCGATGCCGCCAAGCTGGGGTCCGACCTCGGCACCCTGCACCCGACGTACAGCAAGGCTCCGCTGAACGTCGTAGTGAAGCAGTCGGATTACCGGTGGCTCAGCACCGGACTGCGGCACTGGCGCGGGCCGGTTCGGATGGTCCGGGTGGGCATGCGAACCTTCGTGGCCAAGGCGCGCCGGCAGAAGCTCATCGGCATGGGCGGCGCACTGATGGCCGAGTTGCTGCTGGGGGTGCGTGAGGCCGGAATTCCGTTGCGCCTGAACACCGGACTGGTCGACCTGGTCGTCGAGGACGGGAAGGTCACCGGTGTGGTGGTCGAGTCCGGCGGTCGGACATCCACGCTGCGCGCCGAGCACGGTGTCGTGCTGGCCTGCGGCGGATTCGACGCCAACGACGAGATGCGCAAGAAGTATCAGCGGGCGCCGATCGGTGCGGACTGGACCATCGGCGCCCCGTCCAACACCGGCGACGGCATCAATGCGGGTCTGAAGGTCGGCGCCGCAATCGATTTCATGGACGACGCATGGTGGGCCCCGTCCATTCCGCTGCCGCGGGGACCGTGGTTCGCGCTTGCGGAGCGGTCGCTGCCGCGCAGCATCATGGTCAACGACCGCGGCGAGCGCTTCATGAACGAGTCACTGCCCTACGTCGAGGCGACGCACCGCATGTACGGAGGCGAGTTCGGTCAGGGTGACGGTCCGGGCGAGAACCTGCCCTGCTGGCTGATCTTCGACCAGACCTACCGCGACCGCTACCTGTTCGCCGGGGTGACCGCGCGCAGTCCGCTGCCGCGCAAGTGGCTCGAGAGCGGGGCGATCGTCAAGGCGTCCACCGTCGAGGCGCTGGCCGAGAAGATCGGGATCCCGGCCGGCACGCTCGCCGCGACGGTCCGACAGTTCAACGGCTTCGCCCGCACCGGCGTCGACGAGGACTTCCACCGCGGCGAGAGCAAGTACGAGCACTACTACGGCGACATCACCAACAAGCCCAATCCCAGTCTCGGTGAGCTCACCAAGGCGCCGTTCTATGCCGCGCAGATGGTGCCCGGCGACCTGGGTACCAAGGGTGGCATCGTCACCGACGTCGCGGGACGGGCCCTGCGTGAGGACGGCTCGGTGATCGTCGGGCTGTACGCGGCCGGTAACACCAGTGCGCCGGTGATGGGGCACACGTACGCCGGACCGGGCGCCACCATCGGCCCCGCACTGGTGTTCGGTTACCTTGCGGCCCTGGATATTGCGGCGAAGGCGGGCCGGTCCGTCAGTCCTCGCTGA
- a CDS encoding carboxymuconolactone decarboxylase family protein codes for MTEQHQNTSPAFQAGLDVRTEVMGADFVERAFERTRGTDSEDIQEFITEHVWGSVWTRPGLDRRSRSLINLGMLIALRAENELRGHVRGALRNGLTRNEIVEAVIHASAYCGAPAGLAAMRVVQEVLEAELGPLSED; via the coding sequence ATGACCGAACAGCACCAGAACACCTCCCCCGCATTCCAGGCCGGACTCGACGTCCGCACCGAGGTGATGGGCGCCGACTTCGTCGAACGGGCCTTCGAGCGCACCCGCGGCACGGACTCGGAGGACATCCAGGAATTCATCACCGAACACGTGTGGGGTTCGGTGTGGACGCGGCCGGGCCTGGACCGCCGCAGCCGCAGCCTGATCAACCTCGGCATGCTCATCGCGCTGCGCGCCGAGAACGAACTGCGCGGCCACGTGCGCGGCGCGCTGCGGAACGGGCTGACCCGCAACGAGATCGTCGAGGCCGTCATCCACGCGAGCGCCTACTGCGGCGCCCCCGCCGGACTGGCCGCGATGCGCGTCGTGCAGGAGGTCCTCGAGGCCGAACTGGGGCCGCTCAGCGAGGACTGA